A stretch of Gossypium hirsutum isolate 1008001.06 chromosome A06, Gossypium_hirsutum_v2.1, whole genome shotgun sequence DNA encodes these proteins:
- the LOC107963135 gene encoding uncharacterized protein, whose protein sequence is MNACVLFEDELQDELRVLIAPQREHDFAALVEKAKITEDVKRSERFAKRARFDGPVRAEVPVVVTRQQSCVDCGRAHQGECWKRTGACFRCGSKDHLVRNCTQEITQTQAAGQGFVQPMKGGQLPPRGHGQVRGGNGSGRGRGTPSRGTGNTEARQPALVYDVRRREDGDSPDVITVTFLIYNVPYTA, encoded by the exons ATGAATGCCTGTGTGCTGTTTGAGGATGAGCTTCAGGATGAGTTGCGTgtgctgatagctccacagagggagcatgATTTTGCTGCCTTGGTTGAGAAAGCAAAGATTACTGAGGATGTGAAGCGCTCCGAACG GTTTGCTAAGAGGGCCAGGTTTGATGGGCCGGTTCGAGCTGAAGTTCCTGTAGTTGTTACCAGACAGCAGTCTTGCGTAGATTGTGGGAGAGCTCACCAGGGTGAGTGCTGGAAGCGAACGGGGGCATGCTTTAGGTGTGGGTCGAAGGACCATCTAGTTAGGAACTGTACTCAAGAGATTACTCAGACGCAAGCTGCAGGTCAGGGTTTTGTACAGCCTATGAAAGGTGGTCAACTGCCACCGAGAGGCCATGGTCAGGTCAGAGGTGGAAATGGGAGTGGACGAGGTCGTGGCACACCAAGTAGAGGTACAGGTAACACTGAGGCAAGACAACCAGCTTTGGTCTATGATGTTCGTCGCCGTGAGGATGGTGActcacctgatgtcataactgttACGTTTctaatttataatgtaccttacacTGCCTGA
- the LOC107963134 gene encoding uncharacterized protein — MCLWRFKGFPADLMELPFREFDIILGMDWLVKHRAKLDCAAKQMMLRNLDDEEVVVITYVGTAESKGFSVGEVRTVKEFSNVFSKELPGLPPDPEVEFVCGRDFTDCLTPNLLGKGVSFVWTDKQQESFEKLKKVLTEASVLIQPESRKEFTIYNDASHYHPGKANVVADALSRRVVSDLRAMFAHLSLYDDGSLLAELQVRPTWMDLIKGKQLSDESLVPRFREVENGETVDFGLNDEGRLAKIYVAEVVRLHGVPVFIISDRDPRLTSQFWKKLHEALGTRLDFSTAFHPQTDGQSKRVIQILEDMLRGCVGPITYQLELPPEDRIHNVFHVSMLRRYRSDPSHIIPIEEIEVRPNLSIEEEPVQILARDVKVVRKKSVPLVKVLWRNHNAEEATWEPEKAMRH; from the exons ATGtgcctttggaggttcaagggaTTTCCGGCGGATTTGATGGAACTGCCGTTTAGGgagtttgatattattttgggcatggattggttagtgaAGCATCGTGCGaagttggattgtgctgctaagcagATGATGTTAAGGAATTTGGATGATGAAGAGGTGGTGGTGATAA CTTATGTCGGCACTGCTGAGTCTAAAGGTTTTTCTGTTGGAGAAGTTAGAACTGTGAAGGAATTTTCGAATGTATTTTCTAAAGAGCTTCCTGGGTTGCCACCCGATCCTGAAGTCGAATTTG TTTGTGGAAGGGATTTCACTGATTGCCTCACCCCTAACCTATTGGGGAAAGGAGTGTCATTTGTTTGGACTGATAAGcaacaagaaagttttgagaagctgaagaaagtgcTAACTGAAGCCTCTGTgttgatacagccagagtctagGAAGGAATTTACCATTTACAATGATGCATCTCAC TATCACcctggtaaagctaatgtggtagctgatgcatTGAGCCGGAGAGTGGTGtctgatttgagagcaatgtttgctcatctCAGCCTGTACGATGATGGTAGTTTATTAGCTGAACTACAAGTGAGACCAACTTGGATGGATCTAATTAAGGGGAAACAATTGTCAGATGAGTCGTTGGTTCCTCGTTTTAGAGAAGTGGAGAATGGTGAGACtgtggattttgggttgaacGATGAAGGG AGGTTAGCTAAGATATACGTGGCTGAagttgtaagactgcatggggtgccagtttTTATCATATCTGACAGAGACCCTAGGTTGACCTCCCAGTTCTGGAAGAAGctacacgaggctttgggtacaagacTGGATTTTAGTACAGCGTTTCACCCTCAGACGGATGGACAGTCtaaaagagtgattcagatattggaagacatgttgagagg GTGTGTAGGACCTATCACGtatcaacttgagttgcctccagaagatagaattcataacgtgttccaCGTTTCAATGCTTAGGCGGTACCGTTCTGATCCCTCGCATATCATACCGATTGAGGAAATTGAAGTTAGGCCTAACCTATCGATCGAGGAAGAACCAGTGCAGATATTGGCACGGGATGTTAAAGTTGTTAGGaagaaatcagttccactagtcaAGGTGCTGTGGCGAAATCACAACGcagaagaggccacgtgggagccagAGAAAGCAATGCGACATTAG